From Caulobacter segnis, a single genomic window includes:
- a CDS encoding RNA polymerase sigma factor produces MSEGRARVVAWLGREILPHEAAVRAWLRRSFAAAGDVDDIIQETYCRLAALTNIEHIDEPRGYFFQAARSVALEQIRRARVVRIETVSEIESLDLALEEPSAERIVSGRRELERVRGLIAALPERCRRIFEMRKIEGVPQREIARRLGVTEHVVENEAVRGLRAILAAMTEQDAHARANGAREKTDGRTRKRR; encoded by the coding sequence TTGTCGGAAGGACGCGCACGCGTCGTGGCTTGGCTGGGGCGGGAGATCCTGCCCCATGAAGCCGCCGTGCGCGCTTGGCTGCGGCGCTCGTTCGCCGCGGCAGGGGACGTCGATGACATCATCCAGGAGACCTATTGCCGTTTGGCCGCCCTGACCAACATCGAGCATATCGATGAGCCGCGCGGCTATTTCTTCCAGGCCGCGCGCAGCGTCGCCCTGGAACAGATCCGACGCGCCCGCGTGGTCCGGATCGAGACCGTGAGCGAGATCGAGTCGCTGGACCTGGCGCTGGAAGAGCCGTCGGCCGAGCGCATCGTCTCGGGCCGGCGCGAGCTGGAGCGGGTGAGGGGGCTGATCGCGGCTCTGCCGGAGCGCTGTCGCCGGATCTTCGAGATGCGCAAGATCGAGGGCGTGCCCCAGCGCGAGATCGCCCGGCGGCTGGGCGTGACCGAGCACGTGGTCGAGAACGAGGCGGTGAGGGGGCTGCGCGCCATCCTCGCGGCCATGACCGAACAGGACGCCCACGCCCGGGCCAACGGAGCCAGAGAGAAGACCGATGGTCGAACGCGAAAGCGCCGCTGA
- a CDS encoding phosphoesterase — MSMISRKKRQGLSLAVAAMALLAEASATTAFAHPGHAVQPVAPAHRAARPAKASERRWLAGDHHVHSWFSVSVKPAADPSQPPVLVKAGDASNPITTNARMAAKYGLAWMVATDHGGPNHSKLNRDEAYPELVRSRRETPGVLQFWGMELDTPAAEHSSLILPRTADERDALFGIESRYNRREPWPADPARDQEGFMLEALRHMKALPKPPVVIANHPSRSATGVGRYGLVSPSELRNWNDTAPDVAVGMEGAPGHQASSLKPDGSLKPQGDRGGYSRAPTMGGFDQMTAKLGGFWDAMLGEGRGWWVTATSDSHRHYTDGGDDFWPGQYSKTYVKAAHTYDDVLDGLRNGRIFVTLGDLVSEVDVTASAGGAKAEIGGRLEVPAGSDVTVVIRVRDPAGQNFGGLSPSVARIDLIQGDITGPSADRALDANPSTRVVRAFTPTSWAREGEVLSMVHVLKNVRGPTYVRVRGTGGGEAEPLPDPLGEDPWSDLWFYANPIFIAVK, encoded by the coding sequence ATGTCCATGATCTCTCGAAAGAAACGCCAGGGCCTTTCGCTCGCCGTCGCGGCGATGGCCCTCTTGGCCGAGGCTTCCGCGACGACGGCCTTCGCTCACCCCGGACACGCCGTGCAACCAGTCGCGCCAGCGCACCGCGCCGCGCGCCCCGCCAAGGCCTCGGAGCGCCGCTGGCTGGCTGGCGACCATCATGTCCACAGCTGGTTCAGCGTTTCGGTGAAGCCCGCCGCCGACCCGTCCCAGCCGCCTGTTCTGGTGAAGGCGGGCGACGCCAGCAATCCGATCACCACCAACGCCCGCATGGCCGCCAAGTACGGCCTCGCCTGGATGGTCGCCACCGACCACGGCGGTCCGAACCATTCCAAGCTGAACCGAGACGAAGCCTATCCCGAGCTGGTGCGCTCGCGGCGCGAGACGCCCGGCGTCTTGCAGTTCTGGGGCATGGAGCTGGATACGCCAGCGGCCGAGCACTCCAGCCTGATCTTGCCGCGCACGGCGGACGAACGGGACGCGCTGTTCGGCATCGAGAGCCGCTACAATCGGCGCGAACCCTGGCCAGCTGACCCGGCGCGCGACCAGGAGGGCTTCATGCTGGAGGCGCTGCGCCACATGAAGGCGCTGCCCAAGCCGCCCGTGGTGATCGCCAACCATCCGTCCCGGTCCGCGACCGGCGTCGGCCGCTACGGCCTGGTCTCGCCGTCCGAGTTGCGCAACTGGAACGACACCGCCCCCGACGTCGCCGTCGGCATGGAGGGCGCGCCCGGGCACCAGGCCTCGAGCCTCAAGCCCGACGGTTCGCTGAAGCCCCAGGGCGATCGCGGCGGTTATTCGCGCGCCCCGACGATGGGCGGCTTCGACCAGATGACCGCCAAGCTGGGCGGCTTCTGGGACGCCATGCTGGGCGAGGGGCGCGGCTGGTGGGTCACAGCGACTTCGGACTCCCATCGCCACTACACCGACGGCGGCGACGATTTCTGGCCCGGCCAATATTCCAAGACCTACGTGAAGGCCGCCCACACCTATGACGACGTGCTGGACGGTCTGCGCAACGGCCGCATCTTCGTGACTCTGGGCGACCTGGTCTCGGAGGTCGACGTCACGGCCAGCGCCGGCGGCGCCAAGGCCGAGATCGGCGGTCGCCTGGAGGTTCCGGCGGGGTCGGACGTCACGGTGGTCATCCGGGTGCGCGATCCGGCGGGCCAGAACTTCGGCGGCCTTTCGCCCAGCGTCGCCCGGATCGACCTGATCCAGGGCGACATCACCGGGCCATCCGCCGACCGCGCCCTCGACGCCAATCCCTCGACCCGCGTCGTCCGCGCCTTCACCCCCACCTCATGGGCGCGCGAGGGCGAGGTGCTGTCGATGGTCCACGTCCTCAAGAACGTTCGCGGCCCCACCTATGTCCGGGTGCGCGGAACGGGCGGCGGCGAGGCCGAGCCGCTGCCGGACCCGCTGGGCGAGGACCCCTGGTCGGACCTCTGGTTCTACGCCAACCCGATCTTCATCGCCGTAAAGTAG
- a CDS encoding TonB-dependent receptor, translating into MTAKTWTWLASASAAALLATSPAVAAPPEKPTLAIPAGDLASALPSFSRATGLQVLADPVLLNGKHTGGVRGQFDAERGLAELLRGTGLTFVRNGGAAILRPAAQRVSTAPAPIAAPIARAEVAPTQEEPATVEELVVTGGFANSLARALSEKRKAANVVDAISAEDIGKFPSNNIAEALQRVPGVAITRDRGEGLFVRVRGLGPNFQIVTLNGRSAAVNENMRDSGQSGRQFRFDTLPSELVAGVEVGKTPLASLDEGAIGGVVDIKTFRPLDLGRTTLALSATASRPELAGKTDPRLSGLASWTNAAGTFGVLAAAVYDQRTLRQDRITGVGWSYSDPTTSLGRTLIAQGINLYPLAIRPTLEREDRERKGLVLSAQYRPSDETEITLDASYTKLDDHYDELTYSADQTASSLVAGTAVVKDGTLVGGTVTSTSQIGREVSDLAHDNLMVAGKIRQKLEDWTLTADLAYARAYSETSKPITRTRLQGAIGQTAFSMTRAKDGIPSVQLLTTDFNNPSLLPFRRIEWRVNDATDDETALQFDAERPVAWGPLSRLQFGVKYRERSRSYNRADINYTTNLAGKFFGAEYFDPFPVSDFLGEVDGTLPRTWVMPDPAAFWTLRDPNQKGTARADQRNSYHVSEDIAAGYALSDIDSRLFEAPLRGQVGVRIAQTKQISSGHADTGSAAIPVRYEKTYTDVLPTANFALELTDTLQARVAAAKVITRPSLADLAPRLTLNSSGVQLTAVGGNPQLKPFEAWQYDATLEWYFAPGSALVAGAFYKDITTFVYSQTTNIVVDGLTYQLTSPTNGGKATIKGVELAYQHLFKALPAPFDGLGFLANYTYTDTEATYSPTLKDEMVNVAKNSFNVTAFYEKDRFAARASYSWVDDVLQDVGGAGLSALNDSAFGSLDASVSYKITSQLTAAIEAQNLTNASQWQYVKGGWFGGYTNYGRTVSFGLRAKF; encoded by the coding sequence GGGCCTGACCTTCGTGCGCAATGGCGGAGCCGCGATCCTGCGCCCGGCCGCCCAGCGCGTTTCCACCGCGCCAGCGCCCATCGCCGCGCCGATCGCGCGGGCCGAGGTCGCGCCGACCCAGGAAGAGCCCGCCACGGTCGAGGAACTGGTCGTCACCGGCGGCTTCGCCAACTCCCTGGCCCGCGCCCTGTCGGAAAAGCGCAAGGCCGCCAACGTCGTCGACGCCATCTCGGCCGAGGACATCGGCAAGTTCCCGTCCAACAACATCGCCGAGGCCCTGCAGCGCGTGCCAGGCGTGGCCATCACCCGCGACCGGGGCGAGGGCCTGTTCGTGCGCGTCCGGGGGCTGGGCCCCAACTTCCAGATCGTCACCCTGAACGGCCGCAGCGCCGCGGTGAACGAGAACATGCGCGACAGCGGCCAGAGCGGCCGCCAATTCCGCTTCGACACCTTGCCGTCCGAACTGGTGGCCGGAGTCGAGGTGGGCAAGACGCCGCTGGCCTCGCTGGACGAGGGGGCGATTGGCGGCGTCGTCGATATCAAGACGTTCCGTCCGCTGGACCTTGGCCGCACCACCCTGGCGCTGTCGGCCACCGCCAGCCGCCCGGAGCTGGCCGGCAAGACCGATCCGCGCCTGTCGGGCCTGGCCAGCTGGACCAATGCGGCGGGCACCTTCGGCGTTCTGGCGGCCGCGGTCTACGACCAGCGCACCTTGCGCCAGGACCGCATCACCGGCGTGGGCTGGAGCTATTCGGATCCGACCACCAGCCTGGGCCGCACGCTCATCGCCCAGGGGATCAACCTCTATCCCCTCGCGATCCGTCCGACGCTGGAGCGCGAAGACCGGGAGCGTAAGGGTCTGGTGCTTTCGGCCCAGTACCGCCCCAGCGACGAGACCGAGATCACGCTGGACGCCAGCTACACCAAGCTGGACGACCACTATGACGAGCTGACCTATTCGGCCGACCAGACCGCCTCGAGCCTGGTCGCCGGCACGGCGGTGGTCAAGGATGGCACGCTCGTCGGCGGCACGGTGACCTCCACCAGCCAGATCGGCCGCGAGGTCAGCGACCTGGCGCACGACAACCTGATGGTCGCCGGCAAGATCCGCCAGAAGCTCGAGGACTGGACCCTCACGGCCGACCTGGCCTATGCGCGCGCCTATTCCGAGACGTCCAAGCCGATCACCCGCACGCGCCTGCAGGGCGCTATCGGCCAGACGGCCTTCTCGATGACGCGGGCCAAGGACGGTATCCCCAGCGTCCAACTGCTGACGACGGACTTCAACAATCCATCCCTGCTGCCGTTCCGCCGCATCGAGTGGCGCGTCAACGACGCCACCGATGACGAGACCGCCCTGCAGTTCGACGCTGAACGGCCGGTCGCCTGGGGCCCGCTCAGCCGCCTGCAGTTCGGCGTGAAGTACCGCGAGCGCTCGCGCTCGTACAATCGCGCCGACATCAACTACACCACCAATCTGGCAGGCAAGTTCTTCGGAGCCGAATATTTCGACCCGTTCCCGGTCAGCGACTTCCTGGGCGAGGTCGATGGGACCCTGCCCAGGACCTGGGTCATGCCCGACCCGGCCGCCTTCTGGACGCTGCGTGACCCGAACCAGAAGGGCACGGCGCGGGCCGATCAGCGCAACTCGTATCACGTGTCCGAGGACATCGCCGCGGGCTACGCCCTGAGCGACATCGACTCCCGCCTGTTCGAGGCCCCGCTGCGCGGCCAGGTCGGCGTCCGGATCGCCCAGACCAAGCAGATCTCGTCCGGCCACGCCGACACCGGCTCGGCGGCCATCCCGGTGCGATACGAAAAGACCTACACCGACGTGCTGCCGACGGCCAACTTCGCCCTGGAACTGACCGACACCCTGCAGGCCCGCGTCGCCGCCGCCAAGGTGATCACCCGGCCGTCGCTGGCCGACCTGGCGCCGCGCCTGACGCTGAACTCCTCGGGCGTGCAACTGACCGCGGTGGGCGGCAATCCTCAGCTCAAGCCGTTCGAGGCCTGGCAGTATGACGCGACCCTGGAATGGTACTTCGCCCCGGGCAGCGCCCTGGTCGCCGGCGCCTTCTACAAGGACATCACCACCTTCGTTTACAGCCAGACGACCAACATCGTCGTCGACGGCCTGACCTATCAGCTGACCTCGCCGACCAACGGCGGCAAGGCGACGATCAAGGGCGTCGAGTTGGCCTACCAGCACCTGTTCAAGGCCCTGCCGGCCCCGTTCGACGGCCTGGGCTTCCTGGCCAACTACACCTACACCGACACCGAAGCGACCTACTCGCCGACCCTCAAGGACGAGATGGTCAACGTCGCCAAGAACAGCTTCAACGTGACGGCTTTCTACGAGAAGGACCGCTTCGCCGCGCGCGCCAGCTACAGCTGGGTCGACGACGTCTTGCAGGACGTCGGCGGGGCAGGGTTGTCGGCGCTGAACGACAGCGCATTCGGCTCGCTGGACGCCAGCGTCAGCTACAAGATCACGTCGCAGCTGACCGCGGCGATCGAGGCGCAGAACCTGACGAACGCCTCCCAGTGGCAGTACGTGAAGGGCGGATGGTTCGGCGGCTACACCAACTATGGCCGCACCGTGAGCTTCGGCCTACGGGCCAAGTTCTAA